One part of the Bacteroidia bacterium genome encodes these proteins:
- a CDS encoding GSCFA domain-containing protein, whose translation MKFRTELPHKASSLQIDHQTKILSLGSCFADRIGQRMRKNKFQIHINPLGISYNPISLGRMLSWMMGKEELDEIRYHEQRGQYFSFDLHSSWAREDKADLEKDLAEKRQFLENYLKTADAIILTFGTARVYRSLESQKIVANNYAFPADMFQKELLSLEETKASYENLIQELKVYNPDIQILLTVSPVRHVRDGLEENAVSKSLLRILCHQLEESQAFIHYFPAYEIMLDDLRDYRFYEADLIHPNEQAESYIWEVFSKRYLNAYSLDLLEKIAAIQRDLAHKAFRPDSEAHQKFLQKLEQKIAAMPDYLDFEEERRS comes from the coding sequence ATGAAGTTCCGTACCGAACTCCCCCATAAGGCCTCTTCCTTACAGATTGATCATCAAACAAAAATCCTCTCTCTGGGCTCTTGTTTTGCTGATCGGATCGGCCAACGCATGCGGAAAAATAAGTTTCAAATCCACATAAATCCCCTCGGTATTTCCTACAATCCCATTTCGCTTGGGAGGATGTTGAGCTGGATGATGGGGAAAGAAGAATTGGATGAAATTCGCTACCATGAGCAAAGAGGGCAATACTTTTCCTTTGACCTGCATTCCTCCTGGGCAAGAGAAGATAAAGCTGATCTGGAGAAAGACTTGGCCGAAAAGCGTCAGTTTTTGGAGAATTACCTGAAAACAGCGGATGCAATTATCCTGACTTTTGGCACCGCTCGTGTGTATCGCTCACTCGAAAGTCAAAAAATCGTTGCCAACAATTATGCCTTTCCGGCCGATATGTTTCAGAAGGAATTGCTGAGTCTGGAGGAAACGAAAGCCAGCTATGAGAACTTGATTCAGGAATTGAAGGTCTACAATCCAGATATACAGATTTTGCTTACGGTCAGTCCGGTTCGGCATGTGCGGGATGGTTTAGAGGAAAATGCGGTAAGCAAATCCCTCCTTCGCATCCTCTGCCATCAATTGGAAGAATCTCAGGCTTTCATCCATTATTTTCCGGCCTACGAAATCATGTTGGATGATCTCAGGGACTACCGCTTCTACGAAGCCGACCTCATTCACCCCAATGAACAAGCGGAATCCTACATTTGGGAAGTATTTTCCAAACGCTACTTGAATGCCTACAGTCTGGACCTACTCGAAAAGATTGCAGCCATTCAGCGCGACCTTGCCCACAAGGCCTTTCGCCCGGATTCCGAAGCTCATCAGAAATTTCTCCAAAAGCTTGAGCAAAAGATCGCGGCTATGCCGGATTATTTGGACTTTGAGGAGGAGCGTAGGAGCTAA
- a CDS encoding beta-ketoacyl-ACP synthase III, with protein sequence MKTLAAITAVGGYVPDRVLTNKELETMVETNDQWIRERTGIAERRILEKDRATSDMAVEAIKNLLAKTSYGPEDLDLIICSTVSPDHVHPATANIIADKVGATNAWGFDMNAACSGFLYAIRTGSQFVESGMHKRVLVVGADTMSIRIDYEDRNTCILFGDGAGAVLLEPNTEGYGIVDSEFEIDGSGAKYLNQKAGGSAHPTSLETLQNKEHFVHQEGKTVFKYAVKGMADITAAVMERNNLEGDDIAWLVPHQANKRIIDATANRAGVPAEKVMVNIHKFGNTTNGTIPLCLWEWENQLNKGDNLMLAAFGGGFSWGSIYLKWAY encoded by the coding sequence ATGAAAACTCTGGCAGCTATAACAGCAGTGGGCGGATATGTCCCGGATCGTGTGCTCACTAATAAGGAATTGGAGACCATGGTTGAAACCAACGACCAATGGATTCGGGAAAGAACAGGGATAGCAGAGAGAAGGATTTTGGAGAAAGATCGTGCTACCTCTGACATGGCAGTAGAAGCCATCAAAAATCTGCTTGCAAAAACCTCCTACGGTCCCGAAGATTTGGACCTCATCATTTGCTCTACCGTTTCTCCTGACCATGTGCATCCGGCAACTGCCAATATTATCGCAGATAAAGTAGGCGCTACCAATGCTTGGGGCTTTGACATGAACGCCGCTTGTTCAGGTTTCTTATATGCAATCAGAACCGGTTCACAGTTTGTGGAGAGTGGGATGCATAAAAGAGTATTGGTAGTAGGTGCAGATACCATGAGTATTCGCATCGATTACGAAGACCGAAATACCTGTATCCTTTTTGGTGATGGAGCAGGGGCGGTTTTGCTTGAGCCAAATACCGAGGGCTATGGCATCGTTGACTCTGAATTTGAAATTGATGGTAGTGGCGCCAAATACCTCAACCAAAAAGCGGGAGGAAGTGCGCATCCGACTTCTCTGGAAACCTTGCAAAACAAGGAGCATTTTGTGCACCAGGAAGGAAAGACCGTTTTCAAATATGCGGTAAAAGGAATGGCGGATATTACTGCAGCCGTAATGGAAAGAAACAATCTCGAAGGAGATGATATTGCCTGGCTGGTTCCTCATCAGGCAAATAAAAGGATCATAGATGCGACGGCAAATAGAGCCGGAGTACCTGCCGAAAAGGTGATGGTCAACATCCACAAATTTGGGAATACCACCAATGGTACCATTCCTCTCTGCTTATGGGAGTGGGAAAATCAACTAAATAAAGGAGACAATCTGATGTTGGCTGCTTTTGGAGGAGGATTTTCCTGGGGAAGTATTTACCTCAAATGGGCCTACTAA
- the accC gene encoding acetyl-CoA carboxylase biotin carboxylase subunit, producing the protein MFKKILIANRGEIALRVIRTCREMGISSVAVYSKADKNSLHVRFADEAVCIGPASSTDSYLNMANIISAAEITGVDAIHPGYGFLAENAEFSQLCEDHGIKFIGPSAEVINSMGDKATAKDSMKKAGVPVVPGSDGLLDSIEQAKEIAEEAGYPVLLKATAGGGGKGMRKVFAPEEMEDAWNSASSEAGAAFGNAGLYLEKFVEEPRHVEIQVMADQHGNVYHLAERDCTIQRRHQKLVEESPCPVLSEETRQKMGQAAVRAAESVRYEGAGTVEFLYDKHGDFYFMEMNTRIQVEHPVTEEIFDVDLIREQIRVAAGEVLDKPYKMLEGRCSMEVRINAEDVFNDFRPSPGMIEYFHKPGGHKVRVDTHAFSGYMIPPYYDSMIGKLIVSGPTREAVIAKMARALDEFIVEGVKTTIPFHKQLMQDDKFKTGVYATSFLENFELDPDVDE; encoded by the coding sequence ATGTTCAAGAAAATTCTCATTGCAAATAGAGGAGAAATAGCCCTGCGTGTTATCAGAACCTGCAGGGAAATGGGCATTAGCTCAGTTGCTGTTTACTCTAAAGCAGATAAAAATAGTCTGCACGTTCGTTTCGCAGACGAAGCCGTTTGTATTGGACCCGCTTCCAGTACAGATTCCTATCTCAATATGGCAAATATTATTTCTGCCGCTGAGATTACTGGTGTAGATGCGATCCATCCCGGTTATGGATTCCTGGCAGAAAATGCTGAGTTCTCTCAGCTTTGTGAGGATCATGGAATTAAATTTATCGGACCTAGCGCGGAAGTTATCAACTCCATGGGAGATAAGGCAACCGCTAAAGATTCGATGAAAAAGGCCGGTGTTCCTGTAGTACCAGGTTCCGATGGCCTCCTTGATTCGATAGAACAAGCCAAGGAGATAGCTGAAGAAGCCGGATATCCGGTTCTCCTAAAAGCTACTGCCGGAGGAGGAGGAAAAGGGATGCGTAAAGTTTTTGCACCTGAAGAAATGGAAGATGCCTGGAATTCAGCTTCTTCTGAGGCGGGTGCAGCCTTTGGTAATGCAGGCCTCTATCTCGAAAAATTTGTTGAAGAACCTCGCCACGTTGAGATCCAGGTAATGGCTGATCAGCATGGCAATGTATATCACCTCGCGGAAAGGGATTGTACCATTCAAAGAAGACACCAGAAACTGGTGGAAGAATCTCCCTGTCCGGTACTTTCTGAAGAAACCCGTCAAAAAATGGGACAGGCAGCTGTTCGTGCGGCTGAGTCTGTGAGATATGAAGGTGCGGGTACCGTCGAGTTTCTCTACGACAAACACGGAGATTTTTACTTCATGGAGATGAATACCCGTATTCAGGTAGAGCATCCTGTGACTGAAGAAATTTTCGATGTGGACCTTATTCGTGAGCAAATCCGGGTAGCCGCAGGAGAAGTGCTGGACAAGCCTTACAAAATGCTTGAAGGCAGATGCTCTATGGAAGTTCGGATCAATGCTGAGGACGTATTTAATGATTTTCGCCCTTCACCTGGCATGATCGAATATTTCCATAAGCCCGGTGGGCACAAGGTTCGTGTGGATACGCATGCATTCTCTGGTTATATGATCCCTCCCTATTATGACTCTATGATTGGGAAATTGATCGTTTCCGGTCCTACCCGCGAAGCCGTTATCGCAAAAATGGCCCGCGCACTGGACGAATTTATCGTGGAAGGAGTAAAAACAACCATTCCTTTCCATAAGCAATTGATGCAGGATGATAAATTCAAGACGGGAGTTTATGCAACGAGTTTCCTGGAAAATTTCGAATTGGATCCAGATGTAGATGAATAG
- the efp gene encoding elongation factor P, with product MANISDIRNGLTFKYNGDIYSVVSFQHVKQGRGAAFVRVKMKSLNTGKVIENTFNSSAKIDDIRVERRKYQFLYEDGEALVFMNTETYEQINIQKVQIENVDLLEEGEMVEVLFNTEDDLPLTIDLAKHVVREITYTEPGLKGDTATNTLKPARIASGAEIRVPLFINIGDKVKIDTESRSYVERVKE from the coding sequence ATGGCTAATATCTCAGATATAAGAAACGGGCTCACCTTTAAGTACAATGGAGATATATATTCAGTTGTAAGTTTCCAGCACGTAAAGCAGGGACGAGGTGCTGCCTTTGTTCGTGTAAAAATGAAAAGCTTGAATACCGGTAAAGTCATTGAAAATACTTTTAACAGTAGTGCAAAGATTGATGACATTCGAGTAGAAAGAAGAAAGTATCAATTTCTTTATGAAGATGGAGAAGCACTGGTATTCATGAATACTGAAACTTACGAGCAAATCAATATCCAAAAAGTCCAGATTGAAAATGTGGATTTGCTGGAAGAAGGAGAGATGGTTGAAGTCTTGTTTAATACCGAGGATGACTTGCCTTTGACTATTGATCTTGCCAAGCATGTAGTACGTGAAATCACTTATACAGAACCCGGATTAAAAGGTGATACTGCTACAAATACTCTTAAACCTGCGCGGATTGCATCCGGAGCAGAAATTAGAGTACCTTTGTTTATTAACATTGGCGATAAGGTAAAGATCGATACCGAAAGCCGTAGCTATGTAGAACGCGTTAAAGAATAA
- a CDS encoding carboxypeptidase-like regulatory domain-containing protein codes for MRFSSLFLPILFIIAAAMPQLLQAQDNGIYQISGMVISKTSSEVVPFVRVQVNHTRRGAISNSEGFYSIPVGSADTLYFSHIGYHDSKLIVRDYLEEYQGDLSSGYLYVVNYLLEDSLTIDTVYIFPYDTPEELRTAVINMDVLESPEEKAARDNLDPEKLHTLMATLPVDGNERLMVARQMYYDYYRTQNLVPTIGFDPIAATRLLQHIVNRTRKKKNKDLNYWQD; via the coding sequence ATGAGATTTTCGTCCCTTTTCCTCCCGATCCTATTCATTATCGCTGCAGCTATGCCTCAATTGCTGCAAGCACAGGATAATGGGATCTATCAGATATCCGGTATGGTGATCAGTAAAACCTCTAGCGAAGTCGTTCCCTTCGTGCGGGTGCAAGTCAATCATACCCGTCGGGGCGCCATCAGTAATTCCGAAGGATTTTACAGCATTCCGGTAGGATCTGCAGATACGCTCTACTTCAGCCACATTGGGTATCATGACAGTAAATTGATCGTCAGAGACTATCTGGAAGAATATCAAGGCGACCTCAGCAGTGGATATCTGTATGTTGTAAATTATCTCCTCGAAGATAGCCTTACCATAGATACGGTTTATATCTTTCCTTATGATACGCCGGAAGAATTGCGTACAGCCGTGATTAATATGGATGTACTGGAAAGTCCGGAAGAAAAAGCTGCCCGGGATAATCTCGATCCGGAAAAGCTGCATACCCTTATGGCGACCCTGCCCGTGGACGGAAATGAACGCCTCATGGTGGCTCGCCAAATGTATTACGATTATTATCGTACCCAGAATCTCGTACCTACCATTGGATTTGACCCCATAGCCGCGACGCGATTGTTGCAGCATATCGTCAATCGAACGCGAAAGAAGAAGAATAAGGACCTGAATTATTGGCAGGACTAG
- the accB gene encoding acetyl-CoA carboxylase biotin carboxyl carrier protein, whose product MDFKEIQDLLKLVNKTTLTEVEIEQKDFRLKIRRKAPDNKVVYQTSQEPATIVQPMITAAPTPVAQPEAKPAPEKPAAPEAQKEEASSDLIEFRSPMIGTFYRSSSPDTDAFVKVGDSVEKGQVLCIVEAMKLFNEIESEFSGKIVKIMLEDAQPVEYDQVLFLIDPNG is encoded by the coding sequence ATGGATTTCAAAGAAATTCAGGACCTGCTTAAGCTGGTTAACAAGACTACCCTAACGGAAGTAGAGATTGAACAAAAGGATTTCCGACTGAAAATCCGGAGAAAAGCCCCGGATAATAAAGTGGTTTACCAAACAAGTCAGGAACCCGCAACTATCGTTCAGCCTATGATTACTGCTGCACCTACTCCTGTGGCCCAGCCAGAGGCGAAACCTGCACCAGAAAAACCCGCAGCGCCTGAAGCCCAAAAAGAAGAAGCATCCAGCGATCTGATTGAATTCCGTTCGCCTATGATCGGAACCTTCTATCGCTCCAGCTCTCCGGATACAGATGCATTTGTCAAAGTTGGGGATTCCGTTGAGAAAGGTCAGGTACTCTGTATCGTTGAGGCAATGAAACTCTTCAATGAAATTGAATCTGAGTTCTCTGGAAAAATAGTTAAGATCATGCTGGAAGATGCCCAGCCGGTTGAGTATGATCAGGTACTCTTCCTTATAGACCCTAATGGCTAA
- a CDS encoding DNA recombination protein RmuC yields MIDWLSFALGISLGLLLAGIALIWMLYPRYRKEREKAIQLEQEKDRLSTLVDQVTEQSMQFENVANRVLEHNSQKLKEQNQENLQHILNPLKEKIQAFEKKVEDTYQKEARERHSLKDQVKELHSLNLQMTEEARNLTRALKGDSKAQGNWGEMILAKVLEGSGLREGKEFVVQGKDMQLQSINGKRLQPDVIINLPDQKHLIIDAKVSLTAYERFVDAEDEIRPIHIKQHLDSVSKHIKELSDKHYHGLDTLNSPDFVLMFMPVEPAFSIAIQEKPELFAFAWERKIVLVSPTTLLATLKTVASIWQIDQQNQNAREIARQGGAMYDKFVLFVEELEKLGKHIDRTAESYHQAKQKLSLGRGNLISRAEKLRDLGAKTNKKLESPPS; encoded by the coding sequence ATGATAGATTGGCTTTCTTTCGCTTTGGGAATCTCTCTTGGACTGCTGCTGGCTGGCATAGCCTTGATATGGATGCTTTATCCTCGCTATAGAAAAGAGCGAGAAAAGGCCATTCAACTGGAACAGGAAAAGGATCGGCTTTCTACCCTTGTGGATCAGGTGACCGAACAAAGTATGCAGTTTGAAAATGTCGCCAATCGCGTATTGGAGCACAACAGTCAGAAACTCAAAGAGCAAAACCAAGAAAACCTCCAGCACATCCTCAATCCCCTCAAGGAGAAAATTCAGGCCTTTGAGAAAAAAGTGGAGGATACCTACCAAAAAGAAGCGAGAGAAAGGCACTCATTAAAAGACCAGGTCAAAGAACTGCATAGCCTCAATCTGCAGATGACAGAAGAAGCCCGCAACCTCACGCGAGCCCTTAAGGGAGATAGCAAAGCGCAGGGAAATTGGGGTGAAATGATTTTGGCGAAAGTACTCGAAGGTAGTGGACTAAGAGAAGGAAAAGAATTTGTGGTGCAGGGCAAAGACATGCAATTGCAATCCATCAATGGGAAACGTCTGCAACCGGATGTGATCATCAATTTGCCGGATCAGAAACATCTGATTATCGATGCCAAGGTTTCCCTTACTGCCTACGAAAGATTTGTAGATGCAGAAGATGAGATTCGGCCTATTCATATCAAACAACATCTGGATTCGGTTTCCAAGCATATAAAAGAGTTGAGCGATAAGCACTACCATGGACTGGATACCCTCAATAGTCCGGACTTTGTTTTGATGTTTATGCCGGTAGAACCTGCTTTTAGTATAGCTATTCAGGAAAAACCAGAACTCTTTGCTTTTGCATGGGAAAGAAAAATCGTCCTGGTCAGTCCGACTACTTTGCTGGCTACCTTAAAAACAGTTGCTTCTATTTGGCAAATAGATCAGCAAAACCAGAATGCACGGGAGATCGCTCGTCAGGGAGGAGCTATGTATGATAAGTTTGTGCTTTTTGTAGAGGAATTGGAAAAATTGGGGAAGCATATAGACCGTACCGCCGAATCCTATCACCAGGCGAAACAGAAACTCAGCCTCGGTAGAGGGAATCTCATTTCGCGAGCAGAAAAACTTCGGGATTTGGGCGCGAAAACCAATAAAAAACTGGAATCTCCACCTTCTTAA